In Sphaeramia orbicularis chromosome 1, fSphaOr1.1, whole genome shotgun sequence, a genomic segment contains:
- the LOC115426670 gene encoding keratin, type I cytoskeletal 13-like isoform X1 — translation MYQSYSMVGGPAVVTRATRSYTSSSAPKAHSISGYVRGGPRISSSTVRTVSSGYGGGMGMGGGFDLSSALDQSTISLNEKATMQNLNDRLASYLEKVRSLEAANAKLEKQIREYYEQKGPAAERDYSNYWAIINDLKDKIAAATIGNANILLQIDNSKLAADDFKTKFEHELMMRQSVEADIANLRRLLDQTTLTKADLEMQIEGLQDELAYLKKNHAEELAALRSQLTGTVNVEVDAAPQQDLNKVLEEIRSQYEAITDKHRRDQEAWFNDKSAVLSKEVAITTESVQTSKTEIGDLRRTLQGLEIELQSQLSMKGALENTLAETEARYSTMLASYQDTINMLEAELANVRASIEQQGQDYKMLLDIKTRLEQEIATYRSLLESEESRPIATGGTKTTVTTTTVRTSS, via the exons ATGTACCAAAGCTACAGCATGGTTGGTGGTCCAGCGGTTGTCACCAGAGCAACCCGTAGCTACACATCATCAAGTGCACCGAAGGCCCACAGTATTTCAGGATATGTCAGGGGAGGCCCCCGCATTTCTTCCAGTACCGTTCGCACTGTCTCCTCTGGGTATGGAGGAGGCATGGGGATGGGGGGTGGATTCGACCTGTCCAGCGCCCTGGACCAGAGCACCATCTCCCTGAACGAGAAGGCCACCATGCAGAACCTGAATGACCGTCTGGCCTCCTACCTGGAGAAGGTCCGCTCTCTGGAGGCGGCCAATGCCAAGCTGGAGAAGCAGATCAGAGAGTACTACGAGCAGAAGGGCCCTGCAGCAGAGAGGGACTACAGCAACTACTGGGCCATTATCAATGACCTGAAGGACAAG ATCGCTGCCGCCACCATCGGCAATGCCAACATCCTCCTCCAGATCGACAACTCCAAACTGGCTGCTGATGACTTCAAGACCAA ATTTGAGCATGAGCTGATGATGCGCCAGTCAGTTGAGGCTGACATTGCCAACCTGCGCCGCCTGCTCGACCAGACCACCCTGACAAAGGCTGACCTGGAGATGCAGATTGAAGGCCTGCAGGATGAACTGGCTTACCTCAAGAAGAATCACGCAGAG GAGTTGGCAGCGCTGCGTTCTCAGCTTACCGGCACAGTCAATGTGGAGGTGGACGCTGCACCTCAGCAAGACCTCAACAAAGTCCTGGAAGAGATCCGCAGTCAGTATGAAGCTATCACAGACAAACATCGTCGTGACCAGGAGGCTTGGTTTAATGACAAG TCGGCAGTCCTGAGCAAGGAGGTGGCCATCACCACAGAGTCAGTACAGACATCCAAGACAGAGATTGGCGACCTAAGGCGCACGTTGCAGGGTCTGGAAATTGAACTGCAGTCTCAGCTCAGCATG AAAGGGGCACTGGAAAACACGTTGGCGGAAACAGAGGCTCGTTACAGCACCATGCTCGCAAGTTACCAAGACACAATCAACATGCTTGAAGCAGAGCTAGCCAACGTACGCGCCAGCATCGAGCAGCAGGGCCAGGACTACAAGATGCTGCTGGACATCAAGACCAGGCTGGAGCAGGAGATCGCAACCTACAGGAGCCTCCTGGAATCAGAGGAGTCCAG GCCCATTGCTACAG ggggAACTAAGACCACAGTTACCACCACCACGGTGCGTACTTCCAGCTAA
- the LOC115426670 gene encoding keratin, type I cytoskeletal 19-like isoform X2 — MYQSYSMVGGPAVVTRATRSYTSSSAPKAHSISGYVRGGPRISSSTVRTVSSGYGGGMGMGGGFDLSSALDQSTISLNEKATMQNLNDRLASYLEKVRSLEAANAKLEKQIREYYEQKGPAAERDYSNYWAIINDLKDKIAAATIGNANILLQIDNSKLAADDFKTKFEHELMMRQSVEADIANLRRLLDQTTLTKADLEMQIEGLQDELAYLKKNHAEELAALRSQLTGTVNVEVDAAPQQDLNKVLEEIRSQYEAITDKHRRDQEAWFNDKSAVLSKEVAITTESVQTSKTEIGDLRRTLQGLEIELQSQLSMKGALENTLAETEARYSTMLASYQDTINMLEAELANVRASIEQQGQDYKMLLDIKTRLEQEIATYRSLLESEESRGN; from the exons ATGTACCAAAGCTACAGCATGGTTGGTGGTCCAGCGGTTGTCACCAGAGCAACCCGTAGCTACACATCATCAAGTGCACCGAAGGCCCACAGTATTTCAGGATATGTCAGGGGAGGCCCCCGCATTTCTTCCAGTACCGTTCGCACTGTCTCCTCTGGGTATGGAGGAGGCATGGGGATGGGGGGTGGATTCGACCTGTCCAGCGCCCTGGACCAGAGCACCATCTCCCTGAACGAGAAGGCCACCATGCAGAACCTGAATGACCGTCTGGCCTCCTACCTGGAGAAGGTCCGCTCTCTGGAGGCGGCCAATGCCAAGCTGGAGAAGCAGATCAGAGAGTACTACGAGCAGAAGGGCCCTGCAGCAGAGAGGGACTACAGCAACTACTGGGCCATTATCAATGACCTGAAGGACAAG ATCGCTGCCGCCACCATCGGCAATGCCAACATCCTCCTCCAGATCGACAACTCCAAACTGGCTGCTGATGACTTCAAGACCAA ATTTGAGCATGAGCTGATGATGCGCCAGTCAGTTGAGGCTGACATTGCCAACCTGCGCCGCCTGCTCGACCAGACCACCCTGACAAAGGCTGACCTGGAGATGCAGATTGAAGGCCTGCAGGATGAACTGGCTTACCTCAAGAAGAATCACGCAGAG GAGTTGGCAGCGCTGCGTTCTCAGCTTACCGGCACAGTCAATGTGGAGGTGGACGCTGCACCTCAGCAAGACCTCAACAAAGTCCTGGAAGAGATCCGCAGTCAGTATGAAGCTATCACAGACAAACATCGTCGTGACCAGGAGGCTTGGTTTAATGACAAG TCGGCAGTCCTGAGCAAGGAGGTGGCCATCACCACAGAGTCAGTACAGACATCCAAGACAGAGATTGGCGACCTAAGGCGCACGTTGCAGGGTCTGGAAATTGAACTGCAGTCTCAGCTCAGCATG AAAGGGGCACTGGAAAACACGTTGGCGGAAACAGAGGCTCGTTACAGCACCATGCTCGCAAGTTACCAAGACACAATCAACATGCTTGAAGCAGAGCTAGCCAACGTACGCGCCAGCATCGAGCAGCAGGGCCAGGACTACAAGATGCTGCTGGACATCAAGACCAGGCTGGAGCAGGAGATCGCAACCTACAGGAGCCTCCTGGAATCAGAGGAGTCCAG ggggAACTAA